A region from the Lolium perenne isolate Kyuss_39 chromosome 4, Kyuss_2.0, whole genome shotgun sequence genome encodes:
- the LOC127292143 gene encoding chalcone--flavanone isomerase, with amino-acid sequence MAVSELEVDGVVFPPLARPPGTAHAHFLAGAGVRGMELGGNFIKFTAIGVYLQADAAVSALAAKWAGKPADELAADNAFFRDVVTGEFEKFTRVTMILPLTGAQYSEKVTENCVAYWKAVGKYTDAEAAAVDKFKEAFKAESFPPGASILFTHSPAGVLTVAFSKDSSLPESGGMAIENRPLCEAVLESIIGEHGVSPAAKLSLATRVAELLKEAAPVGEPAVAEPVSVSA; translated from the exons ATGGCCGTTTCGGAGCTTGAGGTCGACGGTGTCGTCTTCCCGCCGCTGGCCCGTCCGCCGGGCACAGCCCACGCGCACTTCCTCGCCGGCGCAG GTGTGCGAGGGATGGAGCTCGGCGGCAACTTCATCAAGTTCACGGCCATCGGCGTGTACCTGCAGGCCGACGCCGCCGTGTCCGCGCTCGCCGCGAAGTGGGCCGGGAAACCCGCCGACGAGCTTGCCGCAGACAACGCCTTCTTCCGCGACGTCGTCACGG GCGAGTTCGAGAAGTTCACGCGGGTGACAATGATCCTGCCGCTCACCGGCGCGCAGTACTCCGAGAAGGTGACCGAGAACTGCGTCGCCTACTGGAAGGCCGTCGGCAAGTACACGGACGCTGAGGCCGCCGCCGTCGACAAGTTCAAGGAGGCCTTCAAGGCCGAGAGTTTCCCTCCCGGCGCGTCCATCCTCTTCACACACTCCCCCGCCGGCGTCCTCACCGTCGCGTTCTCGAAAGACTCGTCGTTGCCGGAGTCAGGCGGCATGGCGATAGAGAACAGGCCGCTCTGCGAGGCCGTGCTGGAGTCCATCATCGGCGAGCACGGGGTCTCGCCGGCCGCGAAGCTCAGCCTGGCGACCAGGGTCGCCGAGCTCCTGAAGGAGGCCGCACCCGTCGGCGAGCCGGCGGTGGCGGAGCCCGTGTCGGTTTCTGCCTGA